The genomic window GCAACCAAGCAACTGAAGCACACTGCTAAAAGCGCACTGCCTCAGGTTCGGGCCACCCTGAAGCGATCGACCCTGGCAACAGGAGAAACACCTGCCCTCAACACCGATGCACCCATTCGCAAAACTCTGGAGCAAATCCAGGCATTCGAGATTTCCCTGCCTGCAAATCAGATTGTGCTTCAGCCTGCTGTATTAGAGACAGCTTTGATTGAGAGCAAGCGGGGGAAACGAGAGGCAGAGCGGCAGGCAAGAAAGCAGCGCAAAGCAAGGGAAAAGCAGTTATCCGCTCACTCATCCCCGAATCTGAAAGTTCGAGGCATTGCGACGTTGTTGGAGTCCCGACAGCTAGTTTTGGCGACGATCAATAATCAACTGCTCGACATCCTGACAACCGAACAGCAGAACCAGCTCCAGCGACAGATGATTTGGGAACTGGCAGACTTTCACCGAGAGCGGCGGCGATTGGGACTCGATCGCGCTTCTGCCTCTCAACCCCGGCTGGTCAATTCTTTTCTGCCATTGCCTTCAGAACGACCCTACGCCATTCTGCCAGTGCGGTGGTTTTATCAGCTCATGTCATGGGAACAGCAAGGGGCAATTGCCGCTGCAACCAATTTATTTCAAGAAGCTCAGCTTGCTTTAATGCCTGTCCGTCCCAAAGCTGCGCTGCCAAATGCAGATCGTTCGCTGCGATCGGCTCAGTTAAATTGGTCACCGATTGGAGAATGGTCGCAGGCATTTGCGGGGAATCGACAAAACATAACTGGGGATTCGCTGCTGGGTCGGTTACAAACTAGCGTTGTCGCACTGATACAACTGCCGGAACAAATTATCCATAAACTGACCCAGGAAAAGAGCATTGTTCCTTACAACTCACCCGCTGATGCTGTAAACCAGCCTTCCCCTGCGTCTAGTCCTTCACAGCCCTGGCTGACGATGGAATCTCTGTTTAGTCGCGCTGCCGATCCTTCGAGCCAGCCAAACGGGGCAACCTGGGAGTTATTGGATACAGCGGCGATCGAAGCGGCAACAAAGGCAAGGCTGACAAAACTTCGACAAGCTGAAGAAGCGAACCCGAATCAACTGGCTCAAGCAAATCGAACTGAAGTCACCCAATGGCGATCGGTCGATCGAGCAGTTGTGCCCTCAACGGCAACAGCATCAGCGATTTCGGTTGTCTCTCGTCCTGAAACGAAACTAGATACGCGCCATGTGGAACCAGAAGGGACGATCGAACTCAACTCAACCTGGATTGAAGCAAAAGTGACGACTGTGGGCTATGTGAAGCATCCTTTAGAGCAACTGCTGGGATGGCTCGATCGCAGCATGGTTTGGCTAGAGGACAGGCTGACCAATCTTTGGGGATGGCTGCGCGATCGGTTGAAATAGAAGCCAGGATTGGGAGCCTTGGGGGCGTTCAAGATAGATAGCTTCTTGCCCTGGCTCGATTGGAACCCGATGCTCAGATGCTCAAAGGTTCTGCTTTCCAGTTAGAGCGGGTGACGCCAATTAAGAAGCGGTTGGGTAAGGTGTGAGAGCCTAAATGGCGATATGAGCAGCCCCCGTCTCTTACCTCACCGCAGCCGCTAACTCGATCGCCTCTCCCGTCAGACTAAAGGCGCGAACTTCAGTGATTTTGACCTGAACCAGCTTGCCCTTCAGTTGCTCAATCTCTCCCTGGAAGAAAGTGAGGCGATTGCCGCTCGTCCGTCCCATGACCTGGGTTGGGTCTTTGGGGTTCACTTCCTCAACCAGCACTTCTTCAATGCGTCCGGCATAGCGGAGCGATCGTTCTGCGGCTTTGGTTGATACCAGATGATTGAGTCGTTGCAGCCGATCGGATTTCACTTCTTCGGAAAGCTGATTGTCCCACAGGGCGGCAGGTGTGCCGGGGCGAGGCGAATAGGCGGCTGTGTTGAGCTGATCGAAGCCAATGTCCTCCACCAGTTTCATCGTGTTCTCGAACTGCGCTTCTGTCTCACCAGGGAAACCAACGATCGCATCGGCACTGATGGCAGCATCGGGCATATAGGAGCGAATTGTGTCGATAATGCGGCGATATTTCTCATGCGTATAGCCACGCGACATTGCCTTCAAAATTTCGTTATCGCCAGACTGAAACGGAATGTGGAAATGCTCACAGACTTTGGGCAGTTCAGCGCAAGCCCGGATCAATCGTTCTGTGAAATAGCGTGGATGACTGGTGGCAAACCGGATGCGATCGATCCCCGGTACATCATGCACAAAATACAGCAAGTCCGTCAGCGTATGCTGATGCCGACCGTCTGAGGTGGAGCCAGGTAAATCACGCCCGTAAGCATCAATGTTCTGTCCGAGCAGCGTCACTTCTTTGAACCCCTGCCGTCCCAGTTCTTCCATTTCTGCCCGAATTGCCTCTGGAGTACGAGATTGCTCCACGCCTCGCACATTAGGCACAACGCAGTAGGTGCAGCGTTCATTGCAGCCATAAATCACATTAACCCAGGCAGTCACGCGGCTATCGCGCCGAGGCTTGGTAATGTCTTCAAAAATATGGACTGCCTCCGTCGCCACAACCTGATTGCCGTCTAACACCTGTTCTAGCAACTCGCGTAGCCGATTCGCGTGCTGAGGACCCATAACAAGATCGAGTTCTGGCACCCGCCGCAGCAGTGATTCGCCTTCCTGTTGAGCGACACAGCCTGCCACAATGAGCGTCAGATCTGGCTGTTCGTGCTTCCGTTTGGCTTGCCTGCCCAGATAGGAATAAACCTTTTGTTCTGCGTTGTCTCGAATGGTGCAGGTGTTGTACAAAATCACATCGGCATCGTCGGGCTGGTCTGACCACTCCAACCCCATATCTTCTAGAATGCCTGCCATGCGCTCAGAGTCAGCTTTGTTCATCTGACAGCCAAAAGTTGTGATGTGATAGCGGCGGGGGGAGTCTGTCATAGTTTCGATCTGGTCAAACCCAAACAAGTAATTAGCAGGGAATCGGTAGTTGGTAAGTCGGTGCTAGACAAAAAACTCTCTGTTTGAAGCTTTGTCTGAAGCGCTACCGAATTAACGATTGCTTGCATTTCCGTTCTTCATTATAGGTTCTGTCGATCGCACCTGTTGGGTAATTTGCAGCAGGGAACAGGTGATAGAAAATAAACTGCCATTTCACACATTTCATAAAAAAGCCCCGATCAGGAGAACCTAACCGGGGAACGTCCAATGGTGTGCTATTACGATCAGGATTCCCTAGTTCCTCAGAAATTTAACAGCCGATCGCTCCCTAAAATCTTCATCTCTTGTCTAAAACTCGATCGCTCCCGCTGCGCCAGCTAGTTTCCTTCGCAAGTAGGATGCTGTCATTTCAGCCACAAACAATACTCAGTCAAGACAAAAATTGTTTACTCCATCCCTAGATTTTGCCCCGCTTACAACTTATGGACAGCCAAACCACGCTCCCCACAACTGAAAGTTCTCAAACTGAGCCGATCGTGCCTATCATTACCGAACCCACGATCGCTCACTATTTTGAAACCTTTAACGCGGATGATTTTGAGGCAACCGCAAATCTCTTTGCTCCAGATGGTGAGCTGCATGCGCCGTTTGAGTCGCCCATCGCTGGACGAGAGGCAATTGTCGCTTATCTAGAGCAGGAAGCCAAGGGGATGCGCCTGGAGCCACGGCAGTTTGTGAGCCAAATTCTGGAAACGGGTGAAACCGAAGTAAAAGTGAGCGGCAAAGTACAAACTCCGCTCTTCGGAGTCAACGTTACCTGGACGTTTGTGTTGAATGAGCGATCGGAAATTGTGATGGCTGGCGTCAAGCTGCTAGCTGCACTGGAAGATTTGTTGAAATTAAAGCAGTAGGTTCGCTCAAGCAATTTCTAGTTCAGCTTTTAGCTAACAAAATTTCGTCAGAGCAGGTTTCGTACTTGGTTGACGGCTAGAAATGGGTTTCTCCTGGCTCAATCTGCC from Trichocoleus sp. includes these protein-coding regions:
- a CDS encoding nuclear transport factor 2 family protein — translated: MDSQTTLPTTESSQTEPIVPIITEPTIAHYFETFNADDFEATANLFAPDGELHAPFESPIAGREAIVAYLEQEAKGMRLEPRQFVSQILETGETEVKVSGKVQTPLFGVNVTWTFVLNERSEIVMAGVKLLAALEDLLKLKQ
- the miaB gene encoding tRNA (N6-isopentenyl adenosine(37)-C2)-methylthiotransferase MiaB: MTDSPRRYHITTFGCQMNKADSERMAGILEDMGLEWSDQPDDADVILYNTCTIRDNAEQKVYSYLGRQAKRKHEQPDLTLIVAGCVAQQEGESLLRRVPELDLVMGPQHANRLRELLEQVLDGNQVVATEAVHIFEDITKPRRDSRVTAWVNVIYGCNERCTYCVVPNVRGVEQSRTPEAIRAEMEELGRQGFKEVTLLGQNIDAYGRDLPGSTSDGRHQHTLTDLLYFVHDVPGIDRIRFATSHPRYFTERLIRACAELPKVCEHFHIPFQSGDNEILKAMSRGYTHEKYRRIIDTIRSYMPDAAISADAIVGFPGETEAQFENTMKLVEDIGFDQLNTAAYSPRPGTPAALWDNQLSEEVKSDRLQRLNHLVSTKAAERSLRYAGRIEEVLVEEVNPKDPTQVMGRTSGNRLTFFQGEIEQLKGKLVQVKITEVRAFSLTGEAIELAAAVR